From Shewanella psychrophila, a single genomic window includes:
- a CDS encoding alpha/beta hydrolase family protein, whose translation MKKTAIILAMAGAGVALSAQASSPQPFKVQDLVKINKLHSSALSNDGNSIVFGIKKFDYKGKASSDLYIQDLMKSDAKPMQLTFAAGTEHSAVFAADDQSVYFLASRDGSSQVYNLPLTGGEARQVSDLPLDVEGFKLSQDGKQLVLNMRVFPDCQDLKCSKDKFTADAERKSTGREYKQLMVRHWDTWSDHSRSHLFVAQLNGEKITSAVDVTAGLDTETPPKPFSGMEEVTFTPDGKYVVYSAKAPSKDQAWITNYDLWQVPVTGGDAVNLTESNKAWDAHPTYSADGRYLAYLAMKKPGFEADRYRIMLRDIVTGQEKEVAPLWDRSPSSLIFGKDNRTLYVTAQDVGQVTVFEVNTQFGDVKTVFDEGSNSIVGVTADKIIFNHKSLVQPGDLHSINLDDQSLQKLTDVNSEKLAKIKFGEFEQFSFKGWNNEEVHGYWIKPSNFKAGTKYPIAFLVHGGPQGSFGNSFSSRWNAQLWAGAGYGVVMIDFHGSTGYGQAFTDSISKDWGGKPLEDLQKGLAAVTKQQKWLDSSRACALGGSYGGYMMNWIQGNWSDGFNCLVNHAGLFDMRSMYYVTEELWFPEYEFGGTYDENKDLYEKFNPVNYVENWKTPMLVIHGEQDFRVPYGQGLAAFTFMQRKGIPSELLIYPEENHWILNPDNLEQWYDNVLGWMDRWTEK comes from the coding sequence ATGAAAAAAACTGCAATCATACTCGCTATGGCTGGTGCCGGAGTCGCTTTATCGGCTCAAGCCTCATCACCACAGCCTTTCAAGGTTCAAGATCTCGTTAAAATTAACAAACTTCATTCGTCCGCTTTATCAAATGATGGCAATAGCATTGTATTTGGTATCAAAAAATTTGATTATAAAGGTAAAGCCAGTTCTGACCTTTATATTCAAGACTTGATGAAAAGCGATGCTAAGCCGATGCAGCTTACATTTGCTGCAGGTACTGAACACAGTGCCGTTTTTGCGGCCGACGACCAGTCTGTCTACTTTTTGGCGTCACGTGATGGGTCGAGTCAAGTATATAACTTACCTTTGACTGGCGGTGAAGCCCGACAAGTGTCAGATCTACCACTGGATGTGGAAGGATTTAAACTGTCTCAAGATGGTAAGCAACTTGTGTTAAACATGCGTGTTTTTCCGGACTGCCAAGATCTGAAATGCTCAAAAGATAAATTTACCGCCGATGCCGAGCGTAAATCCACGGGTCGTGAATATAAGCAATTGATGGTTCGTCATTGGGATACCTGGAGCGATCACTCTCGTAGTCATCTGTTTGTGGCACAATTAAACGGCGAGAAGATCACCTCTGCCGTGGATGTCACTGCTGGCCTAGACACTGAAACACCACCCAAGCCCTTCTCTGGCATGGAAGAGGTGACCTTTACCCCAGACGGTAAGTATGTGGTGTACAGCGCCAAGGCGCCAAGTAAAGATCAGGCCTGGATAACTAACTATGATCTTTGGCAGGTGCCTGTAACGGGCGGTGATGCGGTTAATTTAACCGAATCTAACAAGGCATGGGACGCGCATCCTACTTATTCTGCCGATGGCCGCTATTTAGCCTATCTCGCCATGAAAAAACCGGGCTTTGAAGCTGACAGATATCGCATCATGTTGCGTGATATTGTGACCGGCCAGGAAAAGGAAGTTGCGCCTCTGTGGGATAGAAGCCCGAGTTCATTAATCTTCGGTAAAGATAATCGAACCTTATACGTCACGGCACAAGATGTGGGTCAAGTGACCGTTTTTGAAGTGAACACTCAGTTTGGTGACGTAAAAACTGTTTTCGACGAAGGCAGTAACAGTATAGTCGGCGTGACGGCAGACAAGATAATCTTCAATCATAAGAGTCTGGTACAACCAGGTGATCTACATTCTATTAATTTAGATGATCAGAGCTTACAGAAACTGACCGATGTTAATAGCGAAAAACTTGCCAAGATTAAATTCGGTGAATTTGAGCAGTTTAGTTTCAAGGGCTGGAACAACGAAGAGGTCCATGGTTACTGGATAAAGCCATCGAACTTTAAGGCTGGCACTAAGTATCCCATCGCGTTTCTGGTTCATGGCGGACCTCAGGGCTCATTCGGCAATTCATTCAGCAGTCGCTGGAATGCTCAGCTCTGGGCGGGGGCTGGTTATGGCGTGGTGATGATCGATTTCCACGGCTCTACTGGCTATGGACAAGCATTCACAGACTCTATTTCTAAAGACTGGGGCGGTAAGCCATTAGAAGATCTTCAAAAAGGTCTTGCGGCTGTGACTAAGCAACAGAAATGGTTGGATTCTAGTCGTGCCTGTGCACTTGGTGGATCTTACGGTGGCTACATGATGAACTGGATCCAAGGTAACTGGAGCGATGGCTTTAATTGTTTGGTTAACCATGCTGGTCTGTTCGATATGCGCTCTATGTATTATGTGACCGAAGAACTCTGGTTCCCAGAATATGAGTTCGGCGGCACATATGATGAAAACAAAGACTTGTATGAGAAGTTTAACCCAGTTAATTACGTAGAGAACTGGAAGACACCTATGTTAGTCATTCATGGTGAGCAAGATTTCCGTGTTCCTTACGGTCAAGGTCTGGCAGCGTTTACCTTTATGCAACGTAAAGGGATCCCGTCTGAACTGCTTATTTATCCGGAGGAGAATCATTGGATCCTCAATCCAGATAATCTGGAACAGTGGTACGACAATGTCTTGGGTTGGATGGATCGCTGGACTGAAAAGTAA
- a CDS encoding iron-sulfur cluster assembly scaffold protein: MNYSTEIQNMCPIARGPNHANAPVPIEGNFIHVTEVSHISGVTHGVGTCAPQQGAAKLTLNVKDGIIEECLIETVGCSGMTHSAAMASEIMTGKTLLEAMNTDLVCDAINVAMRELFLQMAYGRSQTAFSQGGLPIGAGLEDLGKGLRSQVGTTYGTRAKGVRYLDLAEGYITRMALDEDTEVIGYEYVQLGKMMELVAEGVDANEAIDRAKSHYGRFDEAVSYVNPRKQ, from the coding sequence ATGAACTATTCCACCGAAATTCAAAACATGTGTCCTATAGCAAGAGGACCCAATCATGCTAACGCCCCAGTCCCCATAGAAGGTAACTTCATCCATGTCACCGAAGTCAGCCATATCTCAGGTGTCACTCATGGTGTTGGGACTTGTGCTCCGCAGCAGGGGGCGGCCAAACTGACACTCAATGTAAAAGACGGCATTATCGAAGAGTGTTTGATAGAGACCGTAGGTTGCTCAGGAATGACACATTCTGCCGCCATGGCCTCTGAGATTATGACGGGCAAGACTTTACTCGAAGCCATGAATACCGATCTAGTGTGTGACGCCATCAATGTTGCCATGCGCGAATTATTTCTGCAGATGGCTTATGGACGCAGTCAGACCGCATTCTCCCAAGGCGGTCTACCTATCGGTGCCGGACTGGAAGACTTAGGCAAAGGGCTTAGATCTCAAGTGGGAACCACATACGGTACTAGAGCCAAGGGGGTCCGTTATTTGGATCTTGCCGAAGGGTATATTACCCGCATGGCACTGGATGAAGACACTGAAGTGATCGGTTATGAATATGTACAATTGGGAAAGATGATGGAATTAGTGGCCGAAGGAGTCGATGCAAATGAGGCCATCGACAGAGCGAAGAGTCATTACGGTCGATTCGATGAAGCCGTGTCATACGTTAACCCAAGAAAACAGTAG
- a CDS encoding DUF2157 domain-containing protein → MRLIQLLKKDLAQEARVWVDESIISHEQGEAILAKYGESLDKDANKASFGYYLLMALGSLFIGLALILIISHNWDEIPSLVKTGALIILTLTTNLLGFRFYLTSRYQAANVWLFFGAISYGASIMLIAQIYHLGEHYPDGIYWWALGVLPLALLTRSRLLLILMLGLATIWLCVEVGEDFFPASYPVFLLSALLLALYCRSTPTIFVFSLFALLLWLNLAFSWLMGRGIHYEPFGDLLPFSLALGLVFNGLAWALMRTSNRTWREYGLVLHLWLLRASVVTLLILSFEDVWSEYSSESDIIFVLSIMSLIACGVISWRLSVKNGRYASIPSLLFSLGFCICFIAQAYFNSGDMIAAITINLLLLVFGISLIRRGIEQDETQYFYTGVAVLLATAFVRYFDLIGDYLGGALLFLIAASIMMLAARYWRLRGQTEQRGHSDEA, encoded by the coding sequence ATGCGGCTTATACAGTTATTAAAGAAAGATCTAGCTCAGGAAGCCAGGGTCTGGGTTGATGAATCAATCATTAGCCATGAACAAGGTGAAGCCATACTCGCTAAATATGGCGAGTCCTTAGATAAGGATGCTAATAAAGCAAGCTTTGGCTATTATCTCTTGATGGCATTAGGCAGTTTATTTATCGGTCTTGCCTTGATATTGATCATTTCTCATAATTGGGATGAAATCCCCAGTTTGGTTAAAACCGGAGCCTTAATCATATTAACGCTCACGACTAATCTTTTAGGCTTTCGTTTTTATCTAACTAGCCGATATCAAGCCGCAAATGTTTGGCTATTCTTTGGCGCCATCTCCTATGGCGCTAGTATTATGCTTATTGCGCAAATTTATCACTTAGGTGAGCATTATCCAGATGGTATATATTGGTGGGCTTTAGGGGTATTACCTTTAGCGCTTTTAACCCGCAGTCGTTTGCTCTTAATATTGATGCTCGGGCTCGCTACGATTTGGTTATGTGTCGAAGTAGGTGAGGATTTTTTTCCCGCAAGTTATCCTGTCTTTCTTTTATCAGCATTGCTCCTTGCTTTGTATTGCCGATCAACTCCTACAATATTTGTCTTTAGTCTGTTTGCACTGCTACTTTGGCTTAACTTAGCTTTTTCTTGGCTGATGGGCAGAGGCATTCATTATGAACCCTTTGGTGACTTGCTGCCGTTCTCCCTTGCTCTTGGATTAGTGTTTAATGGCTTGGCTTGGGCATTAATGCGCACATCAAATCGAACATGGCGAGAGTATGGACTCGTGTTACACCTTTGGCTCTTAAGAGCATCGGTGGTGACTCTGCTTATTCTGAGTTTTGAAGATGTTTGGAGCGAGTACTCATCAGAAAGTGACATTATTTTTGTCTTGAGCATTATGTCATTAATTGCTTGCGGCGTGATTTCATGGAGATTGTCAGTTAAAAATGGTCGATACGCATCGATACCAAGTTTACTCTTTAGTCTTGGTTTCTGTATTTGTTTCATTGCGCAAGCTTACTTTAACAGTGGAGATATGATTGCGGCTATTACAATCAATTTGTTATTGCTGGTATTTGGTATAAGTTTGATTAGGCGGGGGATAGAGCAAGATGAAACCCAATACTTCTATACTGGAGTCGCGGTGTTGTTAGCGACGGCATTTGTCCGATACTTCGATCTTATTGGCGATTACCTCGGCGGAGCTTTACTGTTTCTCATTGCCGCGTCTATCATGATGCTTGCAGCTAGATATTGGCGCCTTCGCGGACAAACAGAGCAAAGGGGGCACTCCGATGAAGCTTAA
- a CDS encoding fumarate hydratase codes for MSKEVVIKQADLIESVADSLQYISYYHPKDFVDAMTQAYEREESAAAKDAIAQILINSRMSAEGKRPLCQDTGIVTCFVKVGMAVKWDKTDMTIQQMVDEGVRQAYLNPDNPLRASIVSDPAGARKNTKDNTPSVVHIDMISGNHIEVAIAAKGGGSENKSKMAMLNPSDDIAAWVERTLPTMGAGWCPPGMLGIGIGGTAEKAAVLAKESLMDPVDIHELQERGAETAEEKLRLDIFERSNNLGIGAQGLGGLTTVLDVKIKSLPTHAASKPVVMIPNCAATRHVHFHLDGNGPAELTPPSLEDWPVITREAGENTHRVNLDTVTQAEIEQWKSGDTLLLNGKMLTGRDAAHKRIQSLIESGEGLPEGVDFTGKFIYYVGPVDPVGNEVVGPAGPTTATRMDKFTDLMLEKAGLMGMIGKAERGPATVASIKKHKAVYLMAVGGAAYLVSKAIKKSRVVAFADLGMEAIYEFDVQDMPVTVAVDSEGVNAHETGPAQWKVTLEPAK; via the coding sequence GTGAGTAAAGAAGTTGTCATTAAACAAGCGGATCTCATCGAGAGCGTAGCCGATTCCCTACAATATATCTCTTACTATCATCCTAAGGATTTCGTCGATGCAATGACGCAAGCCTATGAACGAGAAGAGAGCGCTGCAGCAAAAGATGCTATCGCTCAAATCTTGATAAATTCACGCATGTCAGCCGAAGGCAAGAGACCTTTGTGCCAAGACACGGGGATTGTGACCTGTTTCGTTAAGGTTGGTATGGCAGTGAAGTGGGATAAAACAGACATGACCATTCAACAGATGGTCGATGAAGGCGTAAGACAAGCCTATCTCAACCCTGACAATCCACTGCGTGCATCTATCGTCTCAGATCCTGCCGGCGCCCGTAAAAATACCAAAGATAATACGCCATCAGTGGTTCACATCGACATGATTTCTGGTAACCACATTGAGGTTGCTATTGCTGCTAAGGGTGGCGGGTCTGAAAATAAATCTAAGATGGCCATGCTAAATCCATCCGATGATATTGCAGCTTGGGTTGAGAGAACCTTGCCAACTATGGGCGCAGGTTGGTGTCCACCGGGTATGTTAGGAATAGGTATTGGCGGCACCGCTGAAAAAGCGGCTGTTTTGGCAAAAGAATCCTTGATGGATCCGGTCGACATTCACGAGCTACAAGAAAGAGGTGCCGAAACGGCCGAAGAAAAGTTACGACTTGATATCTTTGAGCGTTCAAACAATCTAGGCATAGGTGCTCAGGGCCTCGGTGGTTTGACAACCGTTTTAGACGTTAAGATTAAATCCCTGCCGACTCATGCGGCGTCTAAGCCTGTGGTTATGATCCCAAATTGCGCCGCGACGCGCCATGTCCATTTCCATCTTGATGGCAACGGACCTGCTGAATTAACGCCGCCTTCACTAGAAGACTGGCCTGTGATCACCCGAGAAGCTGGGGAGAACACACACAGAGTCAATCTCGATACAGTGACACAAGCCGAGATTGAACAGTGGAAGAGTGGTGATACCTTGCTGCTCAACGGCAAAATGTTGACGGGACGCGATGCAGCCCATAAACGCATTCAATCTTTGATTGAGAGTGGTGAAGGCCTGCCAGAAGGTGTCGACTTTACCGGTAAGTTTATCTATTACGTTGGTCCGGTTGATCCTGTGGGTAATGAAGTCGTGGGACCTGCTGGTCCTACAACAGCAACTCGCATGGATAAATTTACCGATCTAATGCTCGAGAAAGCGGGTTTAATGGGCATGATAGGTAAAGCCGAGCGTGGCCCTGCCACCGTAGCATCCATCAAAAAGCACAAGGCGGTTTATCTAATGGCCGTCGGCGGCGCGGCTTATCTGGTGTCTAAAGCCATTAAAAAGTCACGGGTGGTTGCTTTTGCCGACTTAGGAATGGAAGCAATATACGAATTTGATGTTCAAGATATGCCTGTCACAGTGGCCGTTGACTCCGAAGGAGTGAATGCCCACGAAACCGGGCCTGCACAGTGGAAAGTGACCTTAGAGCCCGCAAAATAG
- a CDS encoding GDYXXLXY domain-containing protein: MKLNSRFMQDSVWYQSKGFKVGLLLAITLQLTVLVVEYLGSVWPIWTGTPIVLKTQPYDPRSLFRGNFVRLSYELNQVESDNASDYKLGSIVYVSLKEDLSHWRFDKLSKLKPETGLFLRGRVRANYNDSLSIEYGIEAFFMPKEKALLAQETLRQGALMRIFVSNSGKARALEFVCQGDAC, translated from the coding sequence ATGAAGCTTAATTCAAGGTTTATGCAAGATTCAGTCTGGTATCAGAGTAAAGGGTTTAAGGTTGGATTACTATTAGCTATCACCCTTCAGCTCACGGTGCTCGTGGTAGAGTATTTAGGCTCGGTCTGGCCGATTTGGACAGGAACTCCAATTGTACTTAAAACCCAGCCCTATGATCCTAGAAGCTTGTTTCGAGGAAATTTTGTACGTCTTAGTTATGAACTCAATCAAGTAGAGAGTGATAATGCCAGTGATTATAAGTTGGGTAGCATCGTCTATGTTAGTTTAAAAGAAGATCTGAGCCATTGGCGCTTTGATAAGCTTTCCAAGTTAAAACCGGAAACTGGGCTATTTTTACGTGGAAGAGTAAGGGCCAATTATAATGACAGCTTATCTATCGAGTACGGCATAGAGGCGTTTTTTATGCCTAAAGAAAAAGCGCTTTTGGCACAAGAAACATTAAGGCAAGGAGCATTAATGCGTATTTTTGTCTCCAATAGTGGTAAAGCCCGTGCGCTGGAATTTGTCTGCCAAGGTGATGCATGTTGA